The following nucleotide sequence is from Nitratidesulfovibrio termitidis HI1.
CCGGCCCGGCCCCTGCGCCGCGTCGCCATTGTCCGGCTGCTCCGCCACGCGGCAAGCCGCGCCCCACTCCGCCGCCCGGCCCTTGCGTTGGTGACGCTGGGCCTTTTGCTGTTCCTGTCTCTGGGGCTGGCGCTGGACCTGTCGATGTCCCCCGCGACCGACGTCTTTCCGCCGCACGGCCCCGCGTCCGCCTGGGCCGCCCTGGCCCAGGCCCCCCAGCCCCCTCAGTCGCCGGACACCGCCACGTCCTCCACCGGCGCCGCCGGGTCGCTGGGCACGCAGGACGGCGCACGCAAGAACGTGCTGTACCTGAACTCGTATCACAACGGGTACGCCTGGTCCGACCACATCCAGGAGGGCATCCGCCAGACGCTGGCCGAAAGCCCGTACAGCATCGTGTTCCAGGTGGAATACATGGACTCCAAGAAGTTCCACTACCAGGACACGGTTTCCACCCTGTACGCCCTGTACCGCGACAAGTTCCGCAACAAGAAGTTCGACATCATCCTCGCCTCGGACAACGTGGCGGTGGATTTCCTGCTCCAGTTCGGCGAAGAACTGTTTCCCGGCGTGCCCATCGTGTTCTGCGGGCTCAACGACGTGCAGTCCGCCAACCTGCGCGCCACCGGACGCGAGATCACCGGGGTGCTGGAAAACTACGATGTGGTCTACAACATCGAACTGGCCCTGCGCCTCAACCCGCAGTTGCGGCGCATGGTGATCATCGGCGACGACTCGGTCACCGGCGCGGCCATCCGCAACCAGGTGCTGGCACAGCTGGGGCCGTTCAAGGACCGCCTGGTGGTCGAGGAATGGAGCGACTACAGCCTGGAGCAGATGCTGGACTGGGTGCGCGAGCAGGGGCCGGACACCTTCTTCTACTTCGTGCCCATCTACCGCGACATCGACGGCCAGTTCTACTCGGCGGAAGAACTGCTGGAAAAGGTACACGCCGCCTCGCGCGCGCCGCTGTACAGCAACTGGGCCTTCCTGCTGGGCCACGGCATCGTGGGCGGCAAGCTCATCTCCGGCGTGCGCCACGGCGAAATGGCCGCGCGCATGGCCCTGCAGGTGCTGAGCGGCATCCGCGCCTCGTCCATCCCCATCGTGGAGCAGGCCGACCAGGCCTTCATGTTCGACAACAACGAGTTGCAGCGGCTGTTCATCAGCCCCTCGCAACTGCCGCCCGACAGCGTCATCATCAACGAGCCCAGCCGGTTCTACGAACTGAACAAGCAGGTCTTCTGGACCATCATCATCAGCATGGTCATCCTGTCGGTGACCCTGGTGCTGCTGGTCATGAACATCCTGGAAAAGCGGCGGGTGGAAGGCAAGATCAAGGACCAGCTGTCGTTCCTGCGCTCGCTGATGGACACCATACCCATCCCCATCTACAGCAAGGACGCCGACGGCCGGGTGCGCGAGTGCAACGTGGCCTTCGAGCGGTTCTTCGGCGTGGACCGCGAGGCGCTGCTGGGTCGTTACGAATGGCAGGCCGGGCCGGAAGGCGTGGCCATGCTGCGTGACGCCTCCGACACCAACCTGATGCACGAGCCGGGCGTGGCCAGCTATGAAACCACCCTGCCCGGACCGGAAGGCTCGCCCCATTCCATCATCATGCACAAGGCCACCTACCGCAATTCCAGGGGAGCGGTGGCGGGGCTGGTGGGCGTTGTCTTCGACTACACCGACCGCAAGAAGGCCGAGGACCTGCTGCGCGCCGCCGAGGAAAAGTACCGCTCGCTGTTCGAAAGCTCGCCGCTCGGCATCTTCCGCGTCACCCCGGACGGCGACTACCTGGACGCCAACCCGGCCATGGCGCGCATGTCCGGGTACGCGTCACCGGCCCTGCTGCTGGCGTCGGGAGCGGGCACCTTTGTCCGGCTGCACGGCGCCCCGGACATGCCGGGGGCGGGCAGCGGACCGGGTTCCGGTCAGGACACGGTGATCTCGTTCGACTCCAGCGTGGACCGGCCCGGCGGGGGCACCGTGACCATGCACCTGACCATGCGCCCCCTGCGCGACGATGCGGGCAAGGTGCGCCACATCGAGGGCTACGCGGAAGACATCACCCAGCGCAAGGCCGCGGAACGGGCCCTTTCCGCCTCGCAGCGCATGCTGCAACTGGTGCTCGATAACATCCCCCAGTTCGTCTACTGGAAAGACCGCGACCTGAAATACATGGGCGCCAACAAGTCCTTCCTCGGCTTCGTGGGGCTGGACAACGCCGAGGCGCTGCTGGGCCGCACCGATGAAGAGGTGCTGCCTTCGGCCGAGGACGCCGCCCGCGTGCACGGCGACGACGAGGCCGTGGTGCGTTCCGGCCAGCCGCGCTACCAGACCAAGATCACCATCGCCTCGCCCGGCGGCGAGACGGTGTGGCTGGAAACCAACCGCGTGCCCCTGCTGAGCGACCGGGGGGGCCAGGCCGAAAACGACGGCGACGACGTGGTGGGCCTGCTGACCACCGCCGAGGACGTCACCCAGCGCATCCGGCTGGAACGCCAGCTGCTCCAGTCGCAGAAGATGGAGGCCATCGGCACGCTGGCGGGCGGCATCTCGCACGATTTCAACAACATCCTGACGTCGATCATCAATTCCATCGAGCTGGCCATCAGCGACATCGCGGCGGACTCGCTGACCTGCAACGACCTGATGCGCGCCCTGAAGGCCGCCCAGCGCGGCAGCCGCCTGGTCAAGCAGATCCTGACCTTCAGCCGCCCCTCGGTGGAAGGCTTCGTCATCACCGACATCAACGAGGTGCTCAACGAGGCGCTGGTGCTCATCAAGGCCTCGCTGCCCCGCAACATCGAGATCCGCAAGGCCATTCCGCCGCGCCCGTCCATTACCCGGGCGGACCCCACCCAGATCCACCAGGTGCTCATGAACCTGTGCACCAACTCGTTCCAGGCCCTGCGCGACACGGGCGGCGTGCTGGAGGTGAACCTGGAGCAGGAGATGCTGTCCGACGAGCGTGCCCTGGAACTGGGCATGGAACCGGGCTGCGCC
It contains:
- a CDS encoding hybrid sensor histidine kinase/response regulator, which gives rise to MHTNPFPPARPLRRVAIVRLLRHAASRAPLRRPALALVTLGLLLFLSLGLALDLSMSPATDVFPPHGPASAWAALAQAPQPPQSPDTATSSTGAAGSLGTQDGARKNVLYLNSYHNGYAWSDHIQEGIRQTLAESPYSIVFQVEYMDSKKFHYQDTVSTLYALYRDKFRNKKFDIILASDNVAVDFLLQFGEELFPGVPIVFCGLNDVQSANLRATGREITGVLENYDVVYNIELALRLNPQLRRMVIIGDDSVTGAAIRNQVLAQLGPFKDRLVVEEWSDYSLEQMLDWVREQGPDTFFYFVPIYRDIDGQFYSAEELLEKVHAASRAPLYSNWAFLLGHGIVGGKLISGVRHGEMAARMALQVLSGIRASSIPIVEQADQAFMFDNNELQRLFISPSQLPPDSVIINEPSRFYELNKQVFWTIIISMVILSVTLVLLVMNILEKRRVEGKIKDQLSFLRSLMDTIPIPIYSKDADGRVRECNVAFERFFGVDREALLGRYEWQAGPEGVAMLRDASDTNLMHEPGVASYETTLPGPEGSPHSIIMHKATYRNSRGAVAGLVGVVFDYTDRKKAEDLLRAAEEKYRSLFESSPLGIFRVTPDGDYLDANPAMARMSGYASPALLLASGAGTFVRLHGAPDMPGAGSGPGSGQDTVISFDSSVDRPGGGTVTMHLTMRPLRDDAGKVRHIEGYAEDITQRKAAERALSASQRMLQLVLDNIPQFVYWKDRDLKYMGANKSFLGFVGLDNAEALLGRTDEEVLPSAEDAARVHGDDEAVVRSGQPRYQTKITIASPGGETVWLETNRVPLLSDRGGQAENDGDDVVGLLTTAEDVTQRIRLERQLLQSQKMEAIGTLAGGISHDFNNILTSIINSIELAISDIAADSLTCNDLMRALKAAQRGSRLVKQILTFSRPSVEGFVITDINEVLNEALVLIKASLPRNIEIRKAIPPRPSITRADPTQIHQVLMNLCTNSFQALRDTGGVLEVNLEQEMLSDERALELGMEPGCALRLTVADDGPGIPPEIVDKIFDPFFTTKGKTEGTGLGLAVVHGIIKGHRGAVHVASVPWRRTEFEIHLPMHAQDACLIDPALLAPETGSERILFVEDDDDQLHTIPRVLESLGYTVRPFKNPLLALAAVREHPAAFDLVITDFDMPEANGLELARKMGDIAPNMPIILVSGREVAAEGAAVAGNIKAMVHKPYNRNILADAIRRVFARLGS